Proteins encoded in a region of the Zea mays cultivar B73 chromosome 4, Zm-B73-REFERENCE-NAM-5.0, whole genome shotgun sequence genome:
- the LOC103654297 gene encoding ethanolamine-phosphate cytidylyltransferase: MDAGNGCSARALAACVVGGIVLGASVLALHLAGGPAAIPPLPLPPPIGALLRRRRRPVRVYMDGCFDMMHYGHCNALRQARALGDELVVGVISDDEIKANKGPPVTPLHERMVMVRAVKWVDDIIPDAPYAITEEFMNKLFNEYNIDYIIHGDDPCLLPDGTDAYALAKKAGRYKQIKRTEGVSTTDIVGRMLLCVRERSSDAHNHSSLQRQFSSGHGQKVDDTGSGTGTRVSHFLPTSRRIVQFSNSKGPGPDSRIVYIDGAFDLFHAGHVEILRLARELGDFLLVGIHTDQTISATRGRHRPIMNLHERSLSVLACRYVDEVIIGAPWDVSKDMITTFNISLVVHGTIAENMDFTEDDLHPYAVPMAMGIYRRLESPLDITTSTIIRRIVANHEAYQKRNEKKEASEKKYYEGKSFVNGE, translated from the exons ATGGACGCGGGGAATGGCTGCAGCGCGCGGGCGCTGGCGGCGTGCGTCGTCGGCGGCATCGTGCTGGGCGCGTCGGTGCTCGCGCTCCACCTCGCGGGCGGGCCCGCCGCCATCccgcccctgcccctgccgccgcccatCGGCGCGCttctccgtcgccgccgccgccccgtgcGCGTCTACATGGACGGCTGCTTCGACATGATGCACTACGGCCACTGCAACGCGCTGCGCCAGGCGCGCGCGCTCGGGGACGAGCTCGTCGTCGGCGTCATCAGCGACGACGAGATCAAGGCCAACAAGGGACCCCCCGTCACGCCGCTCCACGAGAG AATGGTAATGGTCCGTGCTGTGAAATGGGTGGATGATATCATTCCAGATGCACCTTATGCCATAACTGAAGAATTCATGAACAAGCTATTCAATGAGTACAACATAGACTACATTATCCATGGAGACGATCCTTGTTTGCTACCTGATGGTACTGATGCCTATGCTCTTGCCAAAAAGGCTGGTCGATACAAGCAGATTAAGAGAACCGAGGGAGTGTCGACAACAGACATTGTTG GACGGATGCTTCTTTGTGTTAGAGAGAGATCATCTGATGCACATAACCACTCGTCACTACAAAGGCAGTTCAGTAGTGGACATGGTCAGAAAGTTGATGATACTGGATCTGGAACTGGAACAAGAGTATCTCATTTTCTTCCCACATCTAGGCGAATAGTTCAATTCTCAAATAGCAAG GGTCCAGGTCCAGATTCTCGGATAGTTTACATAGATGGTGCTTTTGATCTGTTCCATGCTGGACATGTCGAG ATCTTACGACTTGCTCGAGAACTTGGAGATTTTTTGCTTGTGGGGATTCACACAGATCAGACCATAAG TGCAACACGAGGACGGCATCGCCCAATCATGAATCTCCATGAGCGAAGTTTGAGTGTTTTGGCTTGTCGTTATGTTGATGAGGTGATCATTGGTGCTCCATGGGATGTTTCAAAAGACATG ATTACCACGTTCAATATCTCTTTAGTCGTTCATGGAACAATTGCTGAGAACATGGACTTCACAGAG GACGATTTACACCCATATGCTGTTCCAATGGCTATGGGCATCTACCGCCGACTGGAGAGCCCCCTGGATATCACAACAAGTACAATCATCAGGAGGATTGTTGCGAACCATGAAGCTTACCAG AAGCGGAATGAGAAGAAGGAAGCCAGCGAGAAGAAGTACTACGAGGGTAAAAGCTTTGTGAACGGGGAGTGA